One Serpentinicella alkaliphila DNA segment encodes these proteins:
- a CDS encoding DUF4180 domain-containing protein, whose product MHITTIKTGNTNVAVIRSEETVIYNIQSALNLIATINYETVSDLIVLNKTAIVEDFFDLKTKLAEEILQKFINYRVKVAIVGDFSIYSSKSLIDFIYESNNGKDLFFLRNEQEAIDKLAYLAIL is encoded by the coding sequence ATGCATATAACAACTATTAAAACTGGAAATACAAATGTTGCCGTTATTAGAAGTGAAGAGACAGTTATATATAATATTCAATCAGCCTTAAATTTAATTGCAACAATCAATTATGAAACAGTCAGTGATTTGATAGTTTTAAACAAAACAGCAATTGTAGAGGATTTTTTCGATTTAAAAACAAAACTGGCTGAAGAAATTCTACAGAAGTTTATAAATTATAGGGTAAAAGTAGCTATAGTAGGTGATTTTTCAATATATTCAAGTAAGAGTTTAATTGATTTTATTTATGAGAGTAATAATGGAAAAGATTTATTTTTCTTGAGAAATGAGCAAGAGGCTATAGATAAATTAGCTTACTTAGCTATACTATAA